In one window of Cydia fagiglandana chromosome 1, ilCydFagi1.1, whole genome shotgun sequence DNA:
- the LOC134673467 gene encoding uncharacterized protein LOC134673467: MLEPWNDASLLPPPVHTFLCHRKVGIQDLKNTCRTMIKVLSNQSPLHKESAILSRFAYKYDKKFRNDIGYRHFKKVNVALRRYLGLNVLKDVENFSDTLPADDEDYLPTRQMLQYIMIRLITFAKIMVRVCVCSKQASIFYLDRIKCGEGHWMSLMPYAALSRVWSLCTVLMRSACAWYARLRPWLDKLQLKGVDFLPDNYNLPADLEVWLDLKNIDSFGRFEWAPDKCLTLHQSLIVDDDNDNTDSFMDYVNRLNEEDDSEEPSCHLKVNNLTTESLPEIKINPVLDKDKGESISRESFKAPLHCKLKSTAILNTDKGETISRECFKAPLHTQSKPVELKSNNTYIHSPANVTDTESLKKFMLMEEGFRNEQNESSLTSHLSFMQWTALKNSLHTLADSLSNKRKIEKKFKKIWKEKCIDCS; this comes from the exons atgttAGAACCCTGGAACGATGCCTCTCTGCTACCACCACCCGTTCATACATTTCTATGTCACCGTAAAGTTG GCATTCAGGATCTAAAAAACACTTGTAGGACTATGATCAAAGTACTGTCTAATCAATCTCCTTTGCACAAAGAGAGCGCAATACTCTCTAGATTTGCTTACAAATACGACAAGAAATTTCGTAACGATATCGGCTACAGGCATTTTAAGAAGGTTAACGTAGCCTTACGGCGTTATTTGGGGCTGAACGTATTGAAGGACGTAGAAAACTTCAGCGACACATTGCCGGCGGATGATGAGGATTATTTACCAACAAGACAGATGCTCCAATATATAATGATCAGATTAATCACGTTTGCGAAGATAATGGTGAGGGTTTGCGTATGTTCGAAGCAAGCGTCGATATTTTATTTAGACCGTATAAAGTGCGGGGAGGGCCACTGGATGTCTCTGATGCCATATGCGGCGCTGAGCCGAGTGTGGTCGCTGTGCACGGTGCTGATGCGCAGCGCCTGCGCCTGGTACGCGCGCCTGCGGCCCTGGCTCGACAAACTACAACTAAAGGGAGTAGACTTCCTACCGGACAACTATAATCTGCCAGCTGACTTGGAGGTGTGGCTGGACCTTAAAAACATTGACTCTTTTGGAAGATTTGAATGGGCTCCGGACAAATGCTTGACATTGCACCAGAGCTTAATAGTTGACgatgataatgataatactGACAGCTTCATGGATTATGTCAATCGGCTAAATGAAGAAGATGACTCTGAGGAGCCATCATGTCATcttaaggtaaacaatcttacaACAGAAAGTCTACCTGAGATAAAAATAAATCCAGTACTAGATAAAGATAAAGGAGAGAGCATTTCTAGAGAAAGTTTTAAAGCCCCTCTGCACTGCAAATTGAAATCAACTGCAATATTAAATACTGATAAAGGAGAAACAATATCCAGGGAATGTTTTAAAGCGCCACTACACACTCAATCAAAACCAGTTGAATTAAAGAGCAATAATACATACATTCATTCTCCAGCAAATGTGACTGATACAGAATCTTTAAAAAAGTTTATGTTGATGGAAGAAGGCTTTAGAAATGAACAaaatgagtcatccttaacaagTCATCTGAGTTTCATGCAGTGGACAGCTTTAAAGAATTCATTACACACATTAGCTGATTCCTTGTCCAACAAAAGAAAAATAGAGAAAAAGTTCAAAAAAATATGGAAAGAAAAGTGCATTGATTGTAgttaa
- the LOC134673560 gene encoding RNA polymerase II transcriptional coactivator: protein MPKNKKKAESSSDSDEGPVDRNVPPEKKAKMGSRTTDKEPTWVLEGQKLVKVREFKGKTYVDIREFYEKNGDLLPGKKGISLTPEQWRKLLALAEEVNEELSNC, encoded by the exons atgCCCAAAAACAAGAAAAAGGCTGAAAGTTCTAGCGACAGCGACGAGGGACCTGTTGAT aGAAATGTACCTCCAGAAAAGAAAGCCAAAATGGGCTCAAGGACAACCGACAAAGAGCCAACCTGGGTCCTGGAGGGTCAGAAGCTAGTTAAAGTGAGGGAGTTCAAGGGGAAGACTTATGTGGATATTCGCGAGTTTTACGAGAAGAACGGAGACTTGTTACCAGGGAAGAAAGGCATCAGCCTGACCCCGGAGCAGTGGCGGAAACTGCTGGCGTTGGCGGAGGAGGTGAATGAGGAACTCAGTAACTGTTGA